tgcaccagctatacgtaagttacaacttagcttagttgtggcgtaaatgggcactaagtcataatttacgcactactaaatatttgagcatattATATTAGTTCAGTGTGTTTAAAGAGAGAGAGGTAACATTTTCCTGCATGATACTCCCAGTCCTTTGGACATGCTGAAATTGACATTTGAGACCGGATGTCACCTTGTTTCAATCACAAGTACTTTCTGATGATGACTATCATCAGGAAAAGGCATCAATTACCACTGTTTAGAGCTTTGGACAGATTTAACTGGCAACCATGAAACTATCGAAGTGCCTCTGAAATTTGAATTTGGCAAAACTGAGTTagactgaattatttttatgcgGTCAGCCACTTTTATTGAAATTCTATTATTAAATCAAATTTATATTCTTAAAGTAAatcagttcttaatttgtagagGAATCTGAAAACTTTAACCTGAAAAATGCGTCATGCCACACGCCTGGCTGCAGCTATGGTGGACAGTCCAAACTTGGAGGGCACCAGAGAACTTTTCTCTTCCCATTCATGTGTCACAGCAAGTAAAGGCCAGACTGCCAGCTTCTCAGGTAACATAACCACAAATCCACCAAAATGCAGTGTCCTTTATTATAGGGATGCACAAATACCATTATTTAGAGACTGACTATGAGTACAGATCCTTTCTTCTTGGCTCTTTCCAATACCTGAATTTGTTACAGATATTTTATGTGAAGTATTAACTACTATACCTGTAACATTACTCAAACTGAACATGACACCAAGTCTTCGCCTGAAGTATACTTGAACTTCTTCATTGTCCCTCAATaagacaaaatcaaacaaagagccAAATATGGCAATATCTAAAAGCAAGAACATATCCATGTCAAAATCTGTTGCCCCCAAACCACCAGTTGACCCCAGACCGGCTCTTCCAGAGTCCAGCTCATCAACCAACACTGACAAGAACGCTGTTCCCAGTGTTCAAGGGCAAAGGGTCACCAAGCTCCCCAGCTATCAATGTCTGCAATCGTTCTTCCACAAGCCAGAACTACTGGAGTTCCAGCTACTGTTTACTGGTGTCAACGGGCACAAAtcaatgaaataaacataaaaaagctgtgTGTTTCGAATGAGTGGCGCTAGAATAATTGTTGAACTATTTGTAAatccatgtgttttgttttaatacaTTATCATCTTGGCTCATGAATATGAATAATGTAAAATAACATTCGGCCAGTAGTCATGCCTGAATTGCTGAAAGACAGACTTTTGTAACTTCACTAGCTATAGTTAGATTGCCAATGCAACCGTTTGGCAAAGGCATCTGTGttgtgttaaaggtgaagtgtggaaTTTCCACACCACTAGCGATACCAAACAGAATAGCAATTAATgagtgttttcaaacaggtttcctaaaaTCTCTGCTCATCTGCCACTGGTTAGCCCACAGGCAAAAGGcaactcttaaaatatagtagGCCTAATTATTTCCCAAAAAGTGATTGTCGCAATTTTATTGTTTGCTATGTCATTCACACACAAAgggtgctatttttttttttttttagtgttcaaATTTTGTGTGCACCTATCTTCTCTTAAGGAGAGAAGTTCTTGTTTTTGAGAGCATGTCTGTGGGACACCAGAATTATATAAACtattattactatattttatattaaagacATATCAAAATGTTTTGACCATTGTTTGAGGTCCCGGTTTTTAACAGGCATTTaaatggataattcacccaaaaatgaaaattctcatcattgactttcttttgctgaacacaaattaagatttttaagacttttttactaaaattctccactcattttcacttccgcattcttctcttttgttttttttggagattagcattttttttgtgcatatcgccagcCCTACTGAGATGATCGACATCTactattgaactgtttctcacccacacctatcatatcacttctgaagatatggatttaaccactggagtcttatggattacttttatgctgcctttaggctatatgctttttggagcttaaagttctggccaccattcacttgcattgtattgacctacagagctgacatatttttctgaaaatctttgtgttcagcaggaaaaGTGaaacacatcttagatggcatgagggtgacaaagggatgagaatgttcatttttgggtgaactatccctttaatgttgatCCTTATGGTTTTGTATTTTCTCTAATCTTTCAGAGAAAAATGTATGCTTTCTGTGGCGACGTTTGTGTTGTGGAGTTCAGGAGGATTAACAAAGTCAAGGCTCTCTGTGAATACTGCAAGGTCACTAAAGCTGTGAAAATGTTGAAAAGTATAAACTACACTGACTATTTCTGCGAAGAGAGTATGTGCTTCGAgaataaattagattttattttatggtCATGCtttatttgtaaaatgttacAAAGTTTATTTCATTTGGTCCTTCTTTCCATGTATGCAGCacctgattaataataataaaatggagAACATCTTTGCAGACAACTTGTACTGCAAATTCTGCCAGGATATGACCAAGATGCTCAAGGGGTGGAGACCAACCATTTGGCCCAGAGgtgaattattataaaaataaaaacttgaatggaTTGTTTCACTGTTACTCTAGAAGTTACTCTGTGTTCCTTCAGGTTATGTTCATTCTCGTGTGGAGGAGAAGTACTTGTGGGACTGTAAGCAGCTGGGGGCATTCTCACCCAGTGTCCTGCTCAACACGCTGATTTATTTCTTCACCAAGTTCTTCTACTTCAAGACAGTGGAACAGCACCGGCGCCTCTGTTTCGGCAACGTCAAACGCTACTCTGTTCGTAAAGTGTCCTATTTGCGTTTCTACCCCCCTGTAGATGACACAGGTAAGTGCACACACATACTTTCTTGTTTAACACTGTTCTTGTTAACCGTTTTACTAGATAGTTGTTTTGTCCCATTTAGATACTGTCCCTGCAAAGAAGAGGAAGAAGGAAGATGACAAGAAAAAGGTGCTAAAGATAAGAGAGAATACTAAGAACCCTCTCCGTTGTCCCGTCAGGTTGTATGAGTTTTATCTATCTAAATGGTAAGCTACAATATATTAAACATTAATCAGATAGCTGTTAGACCCTAAAATAGAGATAAAGCATCATTATTTTCAGCAATATCAGGTAAATTACTTTAGAGAGCccttttttttacattcctgacAGTTATAGAGCCACCTATTCTGCGATCTCCATCAAATTTGGCTTGCTTCAGAATCACATGTCAAAAATTGGAAggtattgttcacccaaaaatgaaaattctctcatcatttactcacccttatgtcatcccagatgtgtttgactgactttcttctgcagaacacaaacaaagatttttagaagaatatttcggctctgtaggtccatacaatcgaAGTGAATGACGGCCAGAACTtcaggcacataaaggcagcataaaagtaatccataaggctcaagtggtttaatatgtcttctgaagtgatgcaatcgctttgggtgacaaacaggtcaatatttaaatccttttttactataaatctcgaatctctcacacctatcataacacgactgaagatatggatttaaccactggaatcatatggattacttttatgctgcctttgtgctttttggagctttaacattttggtcaccattcacttgcgttatatggaactacagagcagagatattcttctaaaaatctttgtgttctgcagaagaaagaaatgtatacatctgggatggcatgagggtgagtaaatgatgagagaattttcatttttaggtgaactattcctctaaggTTTGTAATTGTTAGTGCCATCAGGTGGCCAATGTGcacaattttttgtttgtttccgtAGTCTAAGCCACTgttagtgtgccgtgaaagattgtcaggtgtgccgtggaaaattatcaaattccactaaataaataaatgcatgaaaaaaatatataatttcagggatccaaactcctcacctttcgcagaaattcgccattttgaaaccataatcggtcactttgtgattgtgaagagcaatgattaatgtgcaaaagtgagtgATATTTctacgcgttaagggtctttcacatgacttgcgtcagcgctgcagaatacattgaagtctatgaagtgacgtcactttacaccagtgtttttcacacacgtttttaCTTCACcagtaatgtctttgagagtactaagcaacaagaaatatttaaaaactgtccaaatttgtggagACATTGAatatctcataatttcttttaattaaatattaccttatcatttatgaatatcagagaccccagttattgaactaatttaaattcaccaagaaaccgcttagacctaaacattaatgagtccttttattactttctgctatcaaagcaactgcaagcttttttcctctcttccaaatacatgttttcaatgtttattgtgcacacctcctgcttttttacgtggcaaactcataaaatcgcccctctgacactttctgcaactcttgtcatgtggagggcaatgcggcgcttgacgctggcgttgaacggagcgttgacgcctcgactcaactcatgtgaaatgcgctttacaatgactaAAGagcattattgaaactcaaaatgattattatttgtctattattgtggtcttttctgataaaagccatgctcagcagtttaaataatcTACTGTAGGAAATGatactgtagatctgctttgtgtttataattcttatactgaagtcagtagatttgtagccatgcaagttttaataaaggagaaggtaaagatgttattgaaactcattattattagactattattgttgtatttttggatgaaaataatgctcagactgaaggaagactatagatctgctttgttcttttaatgcttaaacactataaagtctcttggtagatttcggtcatgaacgacacaaaatgattcactgactcactaaTAGCACATAAGACaatcatttgtcgccacctagtgacatttccagaaggggtcactgaactaatcagttaataaaacttaaatttgtgaaacagaagcaagcctcaccaaaatactctttattttgcagctaattctgtacaattgtaaacttgaaacaaattgaatcactaaaatagctggaattgatgcttttagcttattctttaaaaaaaaaatatacccaGAAgtccagtgattgtcttacctttttcgccccatATGAGTTTGCATATCCTTTAATTTGTTGTGgaattgcaagaacaaatctacaaattagaaaagaagcaaatttgttgttttttcattacccacttagtgctcttgccacctgtgatctcacacagcgtagcctatctatgtgacttgtgttttttttttttttccaaacattacaagtaaacacgctactaagacggacagaaaacatggacaagttcttgaaaaggaaaaatattgacgatggttagcctatgtgggatagtggtgtgccgtagaatgttttagtcgtaaaaagtgtgccgtggcagaaaaaaggttgggaaacactggtctaagCCCTTGAAATGTGCAATTTGATAAATCTCATACAGTTCAAGTAACCGATAGTATACTGTTTATAAGCTACATGACATTTTGATTTTTGTCTCCACAATTTGCTCTATTAAACGCATATCGGTATGTTTCTTCTACATcaatttttttttgctgaatctTTGATAAGGTAatagatgttgttgttgtttattgatCAACTTTATCTAACATGGTTTTaccgaaaatttagaaaatgtgaaCTTTGCCATATGGCAACTCTGTACCACAATGGAATTGGTCTAATGCATTTTCTCATTGGGAATTTTTATACATAGTGGCATCAAtttatattattgcatttatttatttatttggaaatatttacctaaatatagcatttatgcataaataataaaataatgttttgtatttACAGAAAGGGCAAGAATAGTGCACAGTTAGTTCTTCGGATTGACAACGGTGAGGATGAGCTAGGCTTTagtgatggtaaaaaaaaaatattgagtttCAAGTGCAtcaattaattaaagaaatattaatttaataaggacaaatttaacctttttttaaagaaaataattggaacattttccattgtggtacagtttttttttttttttttttttttatccctacaATTACATTTGTGTTTCAGCAATTCACACTTAAATCCCTAAACATAAAATAAACGATcggttacaaaataaataaataaagacaagaTTCATGatccagttttatttattttttaaatggctgGGATGTCACATGGCTTGTTGTTACAGGTGTATGATTTCATTGACTGTATAAGCACATTTCTACCATCATGATGAACGGTTCTGAGAACGGTGAGTGATGGTAGCGTTTCCACTTGAGCACCGTTCGATATGGTACAATTACAAACCGTTCCCACCCCATATTTCTCAGCTAGGTTAGCTAACCATCCTCAGCACTGTAGAACTGTGCTGGTGGAACAGCTTTAGTGACTTGGCAACCAACGATTtgtcacttgctcagtcagtctATTCTAATCCTTTGCAGCACCACGaaggaaaaataaacttaaacatTTGGCACAGTTCCACAATGAGAACTGTTTGGCACGtgttttattttgcaatttaattaacCTGAACTATACTGGGAAGTTAAACTTTGCTATTAAGATTACTGTATATCAATCCAGACTTTTTGCTTTTAGCCAGTGGGGACTTTGTACATGGGCAGACATAGCAACAAAATTAGATGCAGGAAGGTATAGCCAAAGTCCCTGGTAAATCACAGAGAGCTGCTCGGAGAAAGTTACCCATCGAACCTAGGGGAATGAGTGATTCTCTCTGCTGCTTAGAAAAAGCACAAAGCAAAGTGATGTCTTTTTagatatacatttattaaatgagGCTCAATCTCTTGATTTAATTTGGCCTCCAAGGTTTCATACTGCCTGTCATCTTTCCAGCTCACCGAGCGCAAGACAACACGAGAACCTGTTCTATCTGAGCCCTAAAGGCTCCTGTGTGCTGAACAGCCCAACATGGTTTTTAACCACCTTGCTGAGTGACAAGGTTTTGGACAGCATGCTCACTTGCATCCTTACAGTCAGAGAGCTGCATCTGGAGGAAGACAAATCAGCCAATGAGACTGGATGATCTTCTGTTAGAGTTCCATCTTTTGAGAAATCAAATGTGGTTCTGATGGGTGGAAAGCATGTTCTGTCCCTTAAATAGATATGTTCAAACAGAATTCATGTTCCCTTCATATTTGTCACAAATCATATTTCTATATAATCCAGTTTTGCTATTTTGGAGAAATGAATGCTGGGGAAGAAGACATCAAGCTGCATGTTCTGTGGCTCAGGGACTATGCTTGTTTGGGAGATCTGGTCTCGCATATTCTTTTAAATGATTTACTGCAGACTGCATCATACCAACTATTCAGATTCTGATGCATGAAGTTATCTTGTATAATGTGTGCGCAGTCTTCTCCATTAGGGAACTCTTCTTGATATCCTTTCCAGTTATCTGGTTCACTTTTAATCCAGaaactaaaataaattgttacatcttTTCAACACTTGTCAAAAAGGTCAAATATTTGTGGTTTACATTTGTAGAAATGTAAAATGCTTAAATTTTAAGTACCGTTCGTCTTCACTAAGTTTTGTGTTGTCGACCCATAACCATTTATCCTCTTCTTCCTCATCTGTCAGGCCAATCCAGAATGATCCTTGATTAGTGGTGTTTAACATGCTCATCAAGAACTTCTTAAAGGACAAGGTGTTGGCATGTTATTTACAAAAAGAATCTAAATTTCCATAAAAAATGTTTCCAAATACATAACATTATTCCATATTCATTCAGCACAATAATAATACAGACAAACCTGCTCGTCTCTGCTGTTTATAATTGCCAGATGTCCTCCACCTGAGACACATTCATCTCGACTCTGAGTCCAGTTCAGTGTGTTTGTAGAGAAGAGGTAACATTTTCCTGCATGATATTCCCAGTCTTTTGGACATGCTGAAATTCATTTGAGACAGGATGTCAACTTGTTTCAAACACAAGTACTTTTATACTCTCAAAAAATGTGGTTTGCTGCATGTTCAATTTACTAGATTAAAAATAAACCAAAGCAACagaattctagaacattttgtcttaacttgattttattgtgttctctctgtttaaatttgtaaaatggaagtttacttaattaatttgagttgggactacatgtatacagtatacttattgtggtgttaatgtagcattgatgaaactgtgtGCTTGTGCTTAGCTTGAGGCTGGACACTCACTTTTAAATGATacttgatttgagtgctgcttagtTCTATAAGCAGTTGCAATTAAACTGAATgttcaacagtttcactgtccgtAAACTTTTTTTTACCTGGCATAtaaaattaagttggaccaacataagaaaatgtacatattaattAAACCTTAGTCAATTcaaactactatagtacattaatttgacctaatccaactaaattatgttggcttaatgaaactgacttaatcttTATGAAAAACATTCAATTACTCAGTCAAATACTTTCTACAGTTTAATtaagggtaatgacttcattttttgagtgtactgcactgaaaaccctaataagttgactactCATTTGAGTAAACTCTTTCCCTcatttgaattgagtaatggcttcTCAAAAACTTATGTAATTAAGTCcaattaacttggtgttcatatagaatgaacttaactatttaggttaactgtgcactcagtaatattttccataattaaaaaaaagttttaactcctaaagacatgaattgtaattttgcaataaatgttggaaatcatgagcactcacattaaaatgaagactccagtcatatcagtaacctcataaaagctgttttattctacatggagaggttccgccaatgggggctgccatgttacagtcacatgatcagctgaatactactcgcttaatctcagtaaccgtcctgttatttgacactttcactcattgattaaagtaatcatggctgactgtgaatactacatttctacaatggcatctgaaactgaaaactacttattttaaatgatgctgcatccaagccactgggtgtcagtgtaagtccaagctgacacaaagacaaaagttactgagtgcacctttaagtcaagTCTTAGTCTTTTGCTACAAGCCCAAATCAAATCTCAAGTACTTCAAATCCAAGTCTAAGTCGAGACTCATTTCTTAGTCTTTTGTCACGAGACAAAGGCAAGTTTCAAGACTTTCAAGGACAAATCTAAATCAAGTCTTAAGTCTTATGGTGCGGTCACATACAACGCGAAGAAAGTGTTCTCCTCGCATTGCTGGCGCGAGTTTGACCGCTGGATTATAAATTTGTGTTTAAACTCACGTTAGCGTGAGTAACACGAACCCGAGTATTCCCCCTTCTCTTCCAGAAAAGGACAGGAGGAGAAGCTTCTACAACAACATATCTTTCCACCATCAACTATGGCCGATATCACAACGATTGCTGCTATGTATCTGTTGTGGAAGTCCCAGATACGTTGGAAAACCAAACACCGTCGTGTTTGGGTGCATGATATCATCCAGAGGCGCATACAGCTCGGTGAATTTCACCGCCTTCTCCAGGAACTGTGTCTGGATGACTGCCGCTTCGTCCGGTCTCTGTACATGTATGACGTTGTGTCATACAATTCCGGGTGCCCACACACCGCTACAACAATTTTTTCATCCATTTTACCAGATTTCTTCTGCTACTACGTCAGTACGTCAGTGACATCCGTACAGTCTCAATGCTGATAGGCTTTCGCGACAACGCGTCATGCGAATTTCTCGCTTGAGTTGAAAAATTTCAACTCGCGTGAATGAAGCGATTTCGCGTGTTCGAGTCGCGTCATTTGCTGAATTCGCGTCTGTTCGCATCTATTTGCATGTTTGCATTGACTTTATGTAATCGCACCGTGCGAAACGCTCGCTTCGCATTGTATGTGAACGCACCATTAGTCTTTTGTCACAAGTCCAAGTCATATGTCTTGCAAGACCAAGCATAAGTCAAGTTTCAAGTCTTTGTCTTTTGTCAAAAGTCTTAGGAAAGGGTTAACTAGATGTtggtagacttaactcagatttgctatttaaatgttgtttcttctgttgttaataattttaattaaagttgattcaattttagatcaaacaatagcACAGCTCAAATTAAGatcataactgattctaggtcattaaataaacttaattctccatGGAAAAGCATTTATACCTTTATATATGTAAAAAGAAAGACtaaagtcaacagggtccaacttgaccaaatggGACACTGATCACCTTAATGGTGACATCAAATATTTGCAACAAagaaacataaataatactacaaaggAGCttaaacatctatgaattcttaagtACAACTATTTCAATTCCCCCATAACTTCCATTTgatcaaggaaacataattaaataattcaagcacaaAGCATTGTGGGTATTCTCCATAGTCttaattttgtacaaaaaaagTTTGTTAACACTTGAAATCTAAAGTCTATGGATTTtgaagataaataagttcaatgaacttaaatatttaagttgtgaGCCCAAAATAGgacatttaaagctgcactatgtaactttgtgctctctagcgacatctgtggttggaATTTAAAACTGCAGGCAATCTGCAgaagaatacattacgtcagtcgtgtttcgaCATTACCGCTCTGGGATGAatcatgatttgaggttacctgcTGGACATctgctgtgtgatcatgactggaagatattcagagccggagttataatgtgctattttcatgttgatattattgttatacgattaaacatttaaaaaatgaaatgttacttgctttgatgaaaagAAACAACACTCTTATGTACGTATTTTGAATGAGTGaattgtacacttttctgacactacactcaaagcgcttttacatagagaacaggggactctcctgaatcaccaccagttacaagtatatttgaatatgattattcaagttttttatcgactattaatgtttgtattgtattatcaatttaagaggtgaaactcatgatACTGCTGATTCGTGTTCAATGtaagacttcattatttttacaatattgaACTTGACAACGAAATCACTGATGAAAACTTGTTGACGAAAGGTTTTTTTATTTCGTCAATGACAACGAAGACGAGACGAAAAAGGCACTTCATggaaattattaaattatgttattaaagCATAGcctactgttgacgaaaatatgatgttaaaaattatactgcaagacCATAACAGTGCAAGAAATAAACAGAGGAAGAAATATCTTGATCATTTGTAAATAGAAGAAGATAGgctattagatatggattcatttaatccagtgctgagctgcgtgagttgaactTGTTAACACTGGgaaaatgaaccgctttaaaacggggtaaatacctcattcaaacgcatcctatttatacaagagattcatcaatatatccGCAACATTTATGGAAAAACTAACATCTGCACAACGAAACTAATGAGCATGTGAACTTGAATTAAATGATGAGCTAGTGACAATAATCGTAATTTgcgttgtgaatacactgtttccataagaaacacATGCATGTATCATTTcactattcattattatttcaggagctcagtttttttccattttgcatgtcatcatcaagtaaaagatattattttcgttgactaaaatgttgtcatttttgtaaaactgataaaatgaatgaatataacatgacgaaatattgactattttAAAGGATATTTTTGTCATAAGACTTAAACTAAAACTGTGCATAAAACGAAAACTGAAAAAATGAACACGgcagttgataaagcaagtgaaactgtaggcctaataactgtaaactaaaaacatataacgagcaataatggggataaaatatactttattaaatatgaaaataatatgtacaagaagtcaatttcagaagtcatacgtaTTAGTAACAAGGACGTAGGTTTGATTTTGACATTGGTAGGGACCTAATAGCAGTCCGCAGAGACGCAGAGTCATTGTTCGACCTCACCTGtgactgtgtctcatttggaaggctgcatgctaggtaggacgc
The sequence above is a segment of the Myxocyprinus asiaticus isolate MX2 ecotype Aquarium Trade chromosome 34, UBuf_Myxa_2, whole genome shotgun sequence genome. Coding sequences within it:
- the LOC127425301 gene encoding C-type lectin domain family 4 member A-like isoform X4, whose translation is MVDFFSFGLGTNGLIKMSDDVVYSDVIFVKRNGDKRNDTDQCHLGDSSKAMQKTKPCFDCVRLILMAFCILLMGGLIALSFQYVYTERKLKNLQQLHNVLSGNLTGALKDLHHCQQNLSKALNSACPKDWEYHAGKCYLFSTNTLNWTQSRDECVSGGGHLAIINSRDEQMRKKRINGYGSTTQNLVKTNDLFLQFHNKLKDMQTHMGRKRTLHFGGFVVMLPEKLAVWPLLAVTHEWEEKSSLVPSKFGLSTIAAARRVA
- the LOC127425301 gene encoding C-type lectin domain family 4 member E-like isoform X3 translates to MVDFFSFGLGTNGLIKMSDDVVYSDVIFVKRNGDKRNDTDQCHLGDSSKAMQKTKPCFDCVRLILMAFCILLMGGLIALSFQYVYTERKLKNLQQLHNVLSGNLTGALKDLHHCQQNLSKALNSACPKDWEYHAGKCYLFSTNTLNWTQSRDECVSGGGHLAIINSRDEQKFLMSMLNTTNQGSFWIGLTDEEEEDKWLWVDNTKLSEDERFVLAIPQQIKGYANSYGAKKGQYLNGTKQLSSKTVNKNSVKQESMCVHLPVSSTGG
- the LOC127425301 gene encoding C-type lectin domain family 4 member E-like isoform X8; amino-acid sequence: MVDFFSFGLGTNGLIKMSDDVVYSDVIFVKRNGDKRNDTDQCHLGDSSKAMQKTKPCFDCVRLILMAFCILLMGGLIALSFQYVYTERKLKNLQQLHNVLSGNLTGALKDLHHCQQNLSKALNSACPKDWEYHAGKCYLFSTNTLNWTQSRDECVSGGGHLAIINSRDEQKFLMSMLNTTNQGSFWIGLTDEEEEDKWLWVDNTKLSEDERFVLAIPQQIKGYANSYGAKKHLFLVIFLLPLLCRDSI
- the LOC127425301 gene encoding C-type lectin domain family 4 member E-like isoform X7; the encoded protein is MVDFFSFGLGTNGLIKMSDDVVYSDVIFVKRNGDKRNDTDQCHLGDSSKAMQKTKPCFDCVRLILMAFCILLMGGLIALSFQYVYTERKLKNLQQLHNVLSGNLTGALKDLHHCQQNLSKALNSACPKDWEYHAGKCYLFSTNTLNWTQSRDECVSGGGHLAIINSRDEQKFLMSMLNTTNQGSFWIGLTDEEEEDKWLWVDNTKLSEDERCSSLTVRMQVSMLSKTLSLSKVVKNHVGLFSTQEPLGLR
- the LOC127425301 gene encoding C-type lectin domain family 4 member E-like isoform X6 — its product is MSDDVVYSDVIFVKRNGDKRNDTDQCHLGDSSKAMQKTKPCFDCVRLILMAFCILLMGGLIALSFQYVYTERKLKNLQQLHNVLSGNLTGALKDLHHCQQNLSKALNSACPKDWEYHAGKCYLFSTNTLNWTQSRDECVSGGGHLAIINSRDEQKFLMSMLNTTNQGSFWIGLTDEEEEDKWLWVDNTKLSEDERFWIKSEPDNWKGYQEEFPNGEDCAHIIQDNFMHQNLNSWYDAVCSKSFKRICETRSPKQA
- the LOC127425301 gene encoding C-type lectin domain family 4 member E-like isoform X15; amino-acid sequence: MQKTKPCFDCVRLILMAFCILLMGGLIALSFQYVYTERKLKNLQQLHNVLSGNLTGALKDLHHCQQNLSKALNSACPKDWEYHAGKCYLFSTNTLNWTQSRDECVSGGGHLAIINSRDEQKFLMSMLNTTNQGSFWIGLTDEEEEDKWLWVDNTKLSEDERFWIKSEPDNWKGYQEEFPNGEDCAHIIQDNFMHQNLNSWYDAVCSKSFKRICETRSPKQA
- the LOC127425301 gene encoding C-type lectin domain family 4 member E-like isoform X19, with translation MVDFFSFGLGTNGLIKMSDDVVYSDVIFVKRNGDKRNDTDQCHLACPKDWEYHAGKCYLFSTNTLNWTQSRDECVSGGGHLAIINSRDEQKFLMSMLNTTNQGSFWIGLTDEEEEDKWLWVDNTKLSEDERFWIKSEPDNWKGYQEEFPNGEDCAHIIQDNFMHQNLNSWYDAVCSKSFKRICETRSPKQA
- the LOC127425301 gene encoding C-type lectin domain family 4 member E-like isoform X1; this translates as MVDFFSFGLGTNGLIKMSDDVVYSDVIFVKRNGDKRNDTDQCHLGDSSKAMQKTKPCFDCVRLILMAFCILLMGGLIALSFQYVYTERKLKNLQQLHNVLSGNLTGALKDLHHCQQNLSKALNSACPKDWEYHAGKCYLFSTNTLNWTQSRDECVSGGGHLAIINSRDEQKFLMSMLNTTNQGSFWIGLTDEEEEDKWLWVDNTKLSEDERFWIKSEPDNWKGYQEEFPNGEDCAHIIQDNFMHQNLNSWYDAVCSKSFKRICETRSPKQA
- the LOC127425301 gene encoding asialoglycoprotein receptor 1-like isoform X5 yields the protein MVDFFSFGLGTNGLIKMSDDVVYSDVIFVKRNGDKRNDTDQCHLGDSSKAMQKTKPCFDCVRLILMAFCILLMGGLIALSFQYVYTERKLKNLQQLHNVLSGNLTGALKDLHHCQQNLSKALNSACPKDWEYHAGKCYLFSTNTLNWTQSRDECVSGGGHLAIINSRDEQMRKKRINGYGSTTQNLVKTNDVTIYFSFWIKSEPDNWKGYQEEFPNGEDCAHIIQDNFMHQNLNSWYDAVCSKSFKRICETRSPKQA
- the LOC127425301 gene encoding C-type lectin domain family 4 member E-like isoform X2, which translates into the protein MVDFFSFGLGTNGLIKMSDDVVYSDVIFVKRNGDKRNDTDQCHLGDSSKAMQKTKPCFDCVRLILMAFCILLMGGLIALSFQYVYTERKLKNLQQLHNVLSGNLTGALKDLHHCQQNLSKALNSACPKDWEYHAGKCYLFSTNTLNWTQSRDECVSGGGHLAIINSRDEQFLMSMLNTTNQGSFWIGLTDEEEEDKWLWVDNTKLSEDERFWIKSEPDNWKGYQEEFPNGEDCAHIIQDNFMHQNLNSWYDAVCSKSFKRICETRSPKQA